One genomic region from Streptomyces sp. NBC_00582 encodes:
- a CDS encoding LPXTG cell wall anchor domain-containing protein, producing the protein MHLRARLHVPPPALGGRPGEAPGPLLLGTDNAPPAPAGDELPKTGVGQDLLPLGATGAFLLVAGAAGPWWARRRPQN; encoded by the coding sequence GTGCACCTCCGCGCCCGTCTTCACGTCCCGCCGCCGGCCCTTGGGGGTCGCCCAGGCGAAGCCCCCGGCCCGCTGCTGCTCGGTACGGACAACGCGCCCCCGGCGCCCGCCGGTGACGAGCTGCCGAAGACCGGCGTCGGCCAGGACCTGCTGCCGCTCGGCGCGACCGGGGCCTTTCTGCTCGTGGCGGGCGCGGCCGGGCCGTGGTGGGCCCGGCGGCGCCCACAGAACTGA
- a CDS encoding ribose-5-phosphate isomerase has translation MRVYLGSDHAGFELKNHLVEWLKAAGHDPVDCGPHIYDAQDDYPPFCLRAAERTAADQDALGIVIGGSGNGEQIAANKVKGVRAALAWSEETASLGRQHNNANVVAVGARMHTTDEATKFVETFLATPFSGDERHIRRIDMLAAYETTGDLPPIPPHHPHQD, from the coding sequence ATGCGCGTGTATCTCGGCTCGGACCATGCCGGCTTCGAACTCAAGAACCACCTCGTCGAATGGCTCAAGGCGGCGGGCCACGACCCGGTCGACTGCGGCCCCCACATCTACGACGCCCAGGACGACTACCCGCCCTTCTGCCTCCGCGCCGCGGAGCGGACCGCCGCGGACCAGGACGCCCTCGGCATCGTCATCGGCGGTTCGGGCAACGGTGAGCAGATCGCCGCGAACAAGGTGAAGGGCGTCCGTGCGGCCCTCGCCTGGAGCGAGGAGACCGCGTCGCTCGGCCGCCAGCACAACAACGCCAACGTCGTCGCCGTCGGCGCCCGTATGCACACGACGGACGAGGCCACCAAGTTCGTCGAGACCTTCCTCGCCACGCCGTTCTCGGGCGACGAGCGCCACATCCGCCGCATCGACATGCTCGCCGCCTACGAAACCACCGGCGACCTGCCCCCCATCCCGCCCCACCACCCCCACCAGGACTGA
- a CDS encoding Fpg/Nei family DNA glycosylase — translation MPEGHTIHRLALDYGDRFTGTAPRVTSPQGKFSDAAALLDGAGLTTTEAHGKHLFLGFRDDEWIHIHLGLFGKVTFGPAPAPPPTDTVRLRLANPTAYVDLRGPTTCALITDTEKQAIHARLGPDPLRPDADPTRAYARVSRSRTTIAALLMDQKIIAGVGNVYRAEVLFRHHIDPYRPGRDITPTEWDAIWTDLVALMREGVRNNRIDTVRPEHTPEAMGRPPRVDDHGGEVYVYRRTHQPCHLCGDEIRTADLAARNLFWCPTCQQN, via the coding sequence TTGCCAGAGGGGCACACGATTCACCGGCTGGCGTTGGACTACGGCGACCGTTTCACCGGAACGGCACCCCGAGTCACCAGCCCCCAGGGCAAGTTCTCCGACGCCGCCGCGCTCCTCGACGGCGCCGGCCTCACCACCACCGAGGCCCACGGCAAACACCTCTTCCTCGGCTTCCGGGACGACGAGTGGATCCACATCCACCTCGGCCTCTTCGGCAAGGTCACCTTCGGCCCCGCCCCCGCACCCCCACCCACCGACACCGTCCGCCTCCGCCTCGCGAACCCCACCGCCTACGTCGACCTGCGCGGCCCGACGACCTGCGCCCTCATCACGGACACCGAGAAACAGGCCATACACGCCCGCCTCGGCCCCGACCCCCTGCGCCCCGACGCCGACCCCACCCGGGCCTACGCCCGCGTCTCCCGCAGCCGTACGACGATCGCCGCCCTCCTCATGGACCAGAAGATCATCGCCGGCGTCGGCAACGTCTACCGCGCCGAGGTCCTCTTCCGGCACCACATCGACCCGTACCGCCCGGGAAGGGACATCACCCCCACCGAGTGGGACGCGATCTGGACGGACCTCGTCGCCCTCATGCGCGAGGGCGTCCGCAACAACCGCATCGACACCGTCCGCCCCGAGCACACCCCCGAGGCGATGGGCCGCCCGCCACGCGTCGACGACCACGGCGGCGAGGTGTACGTCTACCGGCGCACCCACCAGCCCTGCCACCTCTGCGGCGACGAGATCCGCACCGCCGACCTCGCCGCCCGCAACCTCTTCTGGTGCCCGACCTGCCAGCAGAACTGA
- a CDS encoding GNAT family N-acetyltransferase — translation MLRSEDWDQWYDVLLRAFGGTAEPAEERELWRRLTPCERSVGAWDGGEPVGTAGAFDFRLTVPGGASVPAAGVTMVGVSATHRRRGLLTAMMRRQLDDIRAWGEPLAVLTASEPVIYGRFGYAAATFGLHAEIDTGRVRLSVPAGTDDVRLRYVDPRAALDRCEAVYARTVAARPGMLARRPGWERLGVVEAETERDGASPTQCVLAERDGQVTGFARFRVRPQYTDAGHNGQVELQDLAGLDPVSEAALWRFLFGIDLTTSLKVRARPMDEAWQYQVSDIRRCGLRVRDQLYVRLVDVGAALQARTYQAPVDVVLEVEDPFCPWNAGRWRLSGDPKGAVCERTADAADLVLSVRELGAAYLGGVSLAALGAGGRVREVREGALAAAAVGFGSAVAPWLPHGF, via the coding sequence GTGCTGCGGTCCGAGGACTGGGACCAGTGGTACGACGTCCTGCTGCGCGCCTTCGGCGGGACCGCGGAGCCTGCCGAGGAACGGGAGCTGTGGCGTCGGCTCACCCCCTGCGAGCGGTCCGTCGGCGCCTGGGACGGCGGGGAGCCGGTCGGCACGGCGGGGGCGTTCGACTTCCGGCTGACCGTGCCGGGCGGGGCCTCGGTGCCGGCGGCGGGCGTGACGATGGTCGGGGTGAGCGCCACGCACCGGCGGCGCGGGCTGCTGACCGCGATGATGCGGAGGCAGTTGGACGACATCCGGGCGTGGGGCGAGCCTCTCGCGGTGCTGACCGCGTCGGAACCGGTGATCTACGGCCGGTTCGGGTACGCGGCGGCGACCTTCGGTCTGCACGCCGAGATCGACACGGGTCGGGTACGGCTGTCCGTGCCGGCCGGTACCGACGACGTGCGGCTGCGGTACGTCGATCCGCGCGCCGCGCTCGACAGGTGCGAGGCGGTGTACGCGCGCACGGTCGCCGCGCGTCCCGGGATGCTGGCCCGGCGGCCGGGCTGGGAGCGGCTGGGGGTGGTGGAGGCGGAGACCGAGCGGGACGGGGCGTCTCCCACGCAGTGCGTGCTGGCCGAGCGGGACGGGCAGGTGACGGGTTTCGCCCGCTTCCGGGTGCGGCCGCAGTACACGGACGCCGGGCACAACGGACAGGTGGAGCTCCAGGACCTCGCGGGGCTGGACCCGGTGTCGGAGGCGGCGCTGTGGCGGTTCCTGTTCGGGATCGATCTGACGACCTCGCTGAAGGTGCGGGCGCGGCCGATGGACGAGGCGTGGCAGTACCAGGTCTCCGACATCCGGCGGTGCGGGTTGCGGGTGCGGGACCAGTTGTACGTACGGCTGGTGGACGTGGGCGCGGCGCTTCAGGCGCGGACGTACCAGGCGCCGGTGGATGTGGTGCTGGAGGTCGAGGACCCCTTCTGCCCGTGGAACGCGGGGCGTTGGCGGCTGTCGGGCGATCCGAAGGGCGCGGTGTGCGAGCGTACGGCGGACGCGGCCGACCTCGTCCTGTCGGTACGGGAGCTGGGGGCGGCGTATCTGGGTGGGGTGAGCCTGGCAGCGCTCGGTGCGGGCGGGCGGGTGCGCGAGGTGCGGGAGGGGGCGCTTGCGGCGGCGGCCGTGGGGTTCGGGTCGGCGGTGGCGCCCTGGCTGCCGCACGGCTTCTGA
- a CDS encoding SpoIIE family protein phosphatase, with protein sequence MAEGRQRRAEAETLTARLKHLMHRVRTGVRRSAVDYFRGDGSDWIALAFLLLTVPLIAVTTLANSVWCSPAALVLPIVAGGLLLRPSSLLGLYAAAATALIVESVQLGPYTQGPSRVTPGVVLVVAACGFFGLLIAQFRSRVGVPWRRGGTMLFDLRERIRVQSKLPKLPHGWHREMALRPAGGQSFSGDFVVAARTNGGRTMEVVLTDVSGKGMDAGSRALLLSGAFGGLLGSLPPHAFLPAANGYLLRQDWDEGFATSIHLVLDLDSGDYELYSAGHPPGLQLSAGSGRWEEKAAEGPLLGVYEGAQFDPVKGSLRPGDVLMLFTDGLVETSDRDIVEGIDRLTGEADRYVAGGFQGAAWHLIEAVAKDVNDDRALLLVCREGPTATATTPVP encoded by the coding sequence ATGGCAGAAGGACGACAGCGGCGCGCGGAAGCCGAGACGTTGACGGCCCGGTTGAAGCACCTCATGCACCGGGTCCGCACCGGCGTGCGCAGAAGCGCCGTCGACTACTTCCGCGGTGACGGTTCGGACTGGATCGCCCTGGCCTTCCTCCTGCTCACCGTTCCCCTGATCGCGGTCACCACCCTCGCCAACTCGGTGTGGTGCTCACCGGCCGCACTGGTCCTGCCGATCGTCGCCGGCGGCCTGCTGCTGCGCCCGTCCAGCCTGCTCGGCCTCTACGCGGCCGCGGCCACCGCCCTGATCGTCGAGTCCGTCCAGCTCGGCCCGTACACCCAAGGCCCCTCCCGGGTCACCCCGGGCGTGGTCCTGGTCGTGGCCGCATGCGGTTTCTTCGGCCTGCTCATCGCCCAGTTCCGCAGCCGGGTCGGGGTGCCCTGGAGACGCGGCGGCACCATGCTCTTCGACCTGCGCGAACGCATCCGCGTCCAGAGCAAGCTGCCGAAACTGCCACACGGCTGGCACCGCGAGATGGCCCTGCGCCCGGCCGGCGGCCAGTCCTTCTCCGGTGACTTCGTCGTCGCGGCCCGTACCAACGGCGGCCGCACCATGGAGGTCGTCCTCACGGACGTCTCCGGCAAGGGCATGGACGCGGGTTCACGCGCCCTGCTCCTGTCGGGCGCCTTCGGCGGCCTCCTCGGCTCCCTCCCCCCGCACGCCTTCCTCCCGGCCGCCAACGGCTACCTCCTGCGCCAGGACTGGGACGAGGGCTTCGCCACCTCCATCCACCTCGTCCTCGACCTCGACTCCGGCGACTACGAGCTCTACTCCGCCGGTCACCCGCCGGGCCTCCAGCTCAGCGCGGGCAGCGGCCGCTGGGAGGAGAAGGCCGCCGAGGGCCCGTTGCTGGGCGTCTACGAGGGCGCCCAGTTCGACCCCGTGAAGGGCTCCCTGCGCCCCGGAGACGTCCTCATGCTCTTCACCGACGGCCTGGTGGAGACCTCCGACCGCGACATCGTCGAGGGCATCGACCGCCTCACCGGCGAGGCCGACCGCTATGTCGCGGGCGGCTTCCAGGGCGCCGCCTGGCACCTCATCGAGGCGGTCGCCAAGGACGTCAACGACGACCGCGCCCTGCTGCTGGTCTGCCGCGAGGGCCCGACGGCGACGGCCACAACGCCCGTTCCCTGA
- a CDS encoding pore-forming ESAT-6 family protein, producing the protein MAGAGSDRRSYDTGASADAQGNIQAVVARLEEVIGQRDRQVKAAMADFTADGVADEYHGKEQRWNRASTEVRNIIGLLKSTLEQNDGTAQSTIQRAKAAVDNIG; encoded by the coding sequence ATGGCTGGTGCGGGTTCGGATCGTCGGTCGTATGACACGGGTGCGTCTGCGGATGCGCAGGGGAACATCCAGGCGGTGGTGGCGCGGTTGGAGGAGGTGATCGGTCAGCGTGATCGTCAGGTGAAGGCTGCGATGGCGGATTTCACGGCTGATGGGGTGGCGGATGAGTATCACGGCAAGGAGCAGCGGTGGAATCGTGCGTCGACTGAGGTGCGGAACATCATCGGTCTGTTGAAGTCGACGTTGGAGCAGAACGACGGTACGGCGCAGTCGACGATCCAGCGGGCGAAGGCCGCGGTGGACAACATCGGCTGA
- a CDS encoding DUF6507 family protein: MPGWDLQPQGISGVLKTTGETASHLQKHATAFGEHLTSAASSAGTISADAPAAGGEQAQGGLVALALSQYAERASKDLSYVAARAGKSLQGVVDATTAYLNGDEQMALEAQRNTLKAPKPDMPGTGKA, encoded by the coding sequence GTGCCGGGCTGGGATCTGCAACCGCAGGGTATTTCGGGTGTGTTGAAGACGACGGGGGAGACGGCGTCGCATCTGCAGAAGCATGCGACGGCGTTCGGTGAGCATCTGACGTCGGCGGCGTCGAGTGCGGGGACGATTTCCGCGGATGCGCCGGCGGCGGGTGGTGAGCAGGCGCAGGGTGGTCTGGTGGCGTTGGCGTTGTCGCAGTACGCGGAGCGGGCGTCGAAGGATCTGTCCTACGTGGCTGCTCGTGCGGGGAAGTCGCTGCAGGGCGTGGTGGATGCCACGACGGCGTATCTGAACGGTGATGAGCAGATGGCGTTGGAGGCGCAGCGCAATACGCTCAAGGCGCCGAAGCCGGACATGCCGGGGACGGGCAAGGCGTGA